The proteins below are encoded in one region of Tolumonas auensis DSM 9187:
- a CDS encoding conjugal transfer protein TraG N-terminal domain-containing protein, giving the protein MTLFTTDYLEYYLTLLGWIIHNGIWAVLVSSGVFAIPFVAIIIQEWLKARAEGADEGNKGALSSVRIENRVWVAIVVVMFAGIPFIDVDLNTIQYDQARSAQCQVSVPQPSDTGWSQSFSTLNNQSARVPVWWAFMHALSRAITGASVAAIPCGTDLRQIRMEVNATRIDDPVLAQEVADFTHDCYGPARAKLFMSRPDLDEAQMHDVTWIGSRYFLDNAGYYDTYRARTPRDGWAYDSNRDAGLAQVPSGAGYPTCRQWWSDSGNGLRARLLEQVDPSLLNRLAGWAGFLSRAEVDDSVIRTIASPRQQKLNQGSVYTDYGGQIDKTLPNIINRAASDVGMAVGGLAYFPAMDVVRQALPMVLAFLKMALVICIPMVLLIGTYDLKTVVTLTVVQFALFFTDFWLQLARWIDSTILDALYGWGWGWNRPHTNFDPLIGLNNTFGDMLLNFVMGAMFLVLPGFWVAALGWVGFRAGHTIQGMAEGTKGGAQAGGKGAGAMTGGKLK; this is encoded by the coding sequence ATGACGTTGTTCACCACGGATTACCTGGAGTATTACCTGACCCTGCTGGGCTGGATCATCCATAACGGCATCTGGGCGGTTCTCGTTTCCAGCGGCGTGTTCGCCATTCCCTTCGTGGCGATCATCATCCAGGAATGGCTCAAGGCGCGTGCCGAGGGTGCGGACGAAGGCAATAAAGGCGCACTGTCATCGGTACGCATCGAGAACCGCGTCTGGGTGGCGATCGTCGTGGTGATGTTCGCCGGTATTCCCTTCATCGACGTCGACCTCAACACCATCCAGTACGACCAGGCACGCTCGGCGCAGTGCCAGGTGAGCGTTCCCCAGCCCAGCGATACTGGCTGGTCGCAGTCGTTCAGCACGCTCAACAACCAGAGCGCGCGCGTGCCGGTGTGGTGGGCCTTCATGCACGCGCTGTCGCGCGCGATCACCGGCGCCTCGGTCGCCGCCATTCCGTGCGGAACCGACCTGCGGCAGATCCGCATGGAGGTCAATGCCACACGCATCGACGACCCCGTATTGGCACAGGAAGTCGCCGACTTCACCCACGACTGTTATGGCCCTGCACGCGCCAAGCTGTTCATGAGCCGCCCGGATCTCGACGAGGCGCAGATGCACGACGTCACCTGGATCGGGTCTCGGTACTTCCTCGACAATGCGGGCTACTACGACACCTACCGGGCCAGGACGCCGCGCGACGGCTGGGCCTACGACAGCAACCGCGATGCCGGCCTGGCACAGGTGCCGAGCGGTGCCGGCTATCCGACCTGCCGCCAGTGGTGGAGCGACAGTGGCAACGGCCTGCGCGCCCGCCTGCTGGAGCAGGTCGATCCCAGCCTGCTCAACCGTCTGGCCGGCTGGGCCGGTTTCCTCAGCCGTGCCGAGGTTGATGACTCGGTGATCCGCACTATCGCCTCGCCGCGCCAGCAGAAGCTTAACCAGGGCAGCGTCTATACCGATTATGGCGGGCAGATTGATAAGACGCTGCCCAACATCATCAATCGCGCCGCCAGTGACGTCGGGATGGCGGTTGGTGGACTCGCCTATTTCCCGGCAATGGACGTCGTGCGCCAAGCCTTACCCATGGTGCTGGCGTTCCTGAAAATGGCTTTGGTGATCTGTATTCCGATGGTATTGCTGATCGGCACCTACGACCTGAAAACCGTCGTCACTCTTACCGTCGTCCAGTTTGCGTTGTTCTTCACCGATTTCTGGCTGCAACTGGCGCGCTGGATCGACAGCACGATCCTCGATGCGCTTTACGGTTGGGGATGGGGATGGAACCGCCCCCACACGAATTTTGACCCTCTGATTGGGCTGAACAACACGTTTGGCGACATGCTGCTGAACTTCGTGATGGGAGCCATGTTCCTGGTGTTACCCGGGTTCTGGGTCGCGGCGCTGGGATGGGTCGGTTTTCGCGCAGGGCATACCATTCAAGGCATGGCCGAAGGCACCAAGGGAGGCGCACAGGCTGGTGGCAAAGGCGCAGGTGCCATGACGGGTGGAAAACTCAAGTAG
- a CDS encoding DUF3742 family protein has translation MNTTTRSSTAERLGRWLGRGWRGYVRRERRVAAWLVSAGAPNGVATALVWIVKLAVLGVLLYVAFWLTLLLVFATVAAWASAANTPDEDVWPFTDIDELRNTPGYDPNLYNDNTHVDYKDD, from the coding sequence ATGAACACGACAACCCGTAGCAGTACCGCAGAACGCCTTGGCCGCTGGCTTGGCCGTGGATGGCGGGGCTATGTGCGTCGTGAGCGGCGGGTGGCCGCGTGGCTGGTGTCGGCTGGTGCGCCGAACGGTGTCGCGACCGCTCTGGTGTGGATCGTCAAGCTCGCTGTGCTAGGGGTGCTGCTCTACGTGGCCTTCTGGCTGACGCTGCTCCTGGTGTTCGCTACCGTGGCTGCTTGGGCCTCGGCAGCGAACACCCCGGACGAAGATGTTTGGCCCTTCACCGACATAGACGAGCTTCGCAATACGCCGGGTTATGACCCCAATCTCTACAACGACAACACCCATGTCGACTACAAGGATGACTGA
- a CDS encoding type II toxin-antitoxin system YhaV family toxin, which yields MQQHGWTLLFHDNLIEQLMKLRAAVLRAQENDPEGFGSNTNVKFFRALVQSMQDVVPGDPARDEYRQGNTMGPAYRHWRRAKLGRRYRLFFRYDSKAKVIVYAWVNDEQTLRSSGSKSDPYAVFEKMLGRGNPPDEWNALVRASKPDWSKRE from the coding sequence ATGCAACAGCATGGCTGGACGCTGCTGTTCCACGACAACCTGATCGAGCAGTTGATGAAGCTGCGTGCGGCCGTGCTGCGCGCACAAGAGAACGACCCGGAGGGCTTCGGGTCCAACACCAATGTCAAGTTCTTTCGGGCCCTGGTCCAGTCGATGCAAGACGTGGTGCCGGGCGATCCAGCGCGAGACGAGTACCGCCAGGGCAACACCATGGGGCCGGCTTATCGCCACTGGCGACGGGCCAAGCTCGGCAGGCGGTACCGGCTGTTCTTCCGCTACGACTCGAAGGCGAAGGTCATCGTGTACGCCTGGGTCAACGACGAACAGACCCTGCGGTCATCGGGGAGCAAGTCAGACCCCTATGCGGTGTTCGAGAAGATGCTCGGACGCGGAAACCCGCCCGACGAATGGAACGCATTGGTAAGGGCAAGCAAGCCGGATTGGAGCAAACGGGAATAG
- a CDS encoding type II toxin-antitoxin system PrlF family antitoxin — protein sequence MSVIHEVATLTSKGQITLPKSIRQALGVDTGGKVAFDLRDGEVVVTRADAEHEDPAIAAFLNLLARDIEAGRNVRGLPEDLARTMLEHSGHNVVLGDDFDEDVAI from the coding sequence ATGTCTGTCATTCATGAAGTCGCCACGCTGACCTCCAAAGGCCAGATCACGCTGCCCAAGTCCATCCGGCAAGCCCTGGGTGTGGATACCGGCGGCAAGGTTGCGTTCGACCTGCGTGACGGCGAAGTTGTCGTGACCCGTGCCGACGCCGAGCACGAAGACCCCGCCATAGCCGCGTTCCTGAACCTGCTGGCCCGCGATATTGAAGCTGGCCGGAATGTTCGTGGGCTCCCGGAGGATCTGGCTCGCACGATGCTGGAGCATTCGGGCCACAACGTGGTCCTGGGCGACGATTTTGATGAAGACGTGGCAATCTGA